GGCTGGATGCAGTGGTCGGGTTGCCTGAGGGAGTGACGCACGTTGACGGTACAACAAGTCAGGCGGAGGCTGTGGCCTCATTGGTTGTGTCGCGCCTGTCACAGCTGAACACGTCGCCAGTAGCGCATCGCGCAGAAGTACACGAAGCGTTGGTCGAGAGGCAGGCTGGTGCAGATCGCGCCGACCCGCAAGAGACGCAAGAGCGGATGCTAGAAGAGCAGGCCATTTTGCTGGACAAGCTTTTTCAAAATCTCGTCGCGCGTAGTCTCGATACCACCAACCCTGCGCTAAAAGCCGAGTTTAGTCGATTAGCTATGCAGGCTCAGGCACAAAGCAGAGCTACGTATCTGGGTGTTGAGCAAAACACGTGGCAACTGCCGCATAGGCCGCGATAGCAGCCTCGGCGGGCTCTCAGCTCTCCAGAGATCGGGGTGGCGCCTGCAGATCGGCGTTGCGATGTGGGCAAAATCAGCACCAACACGCCTCTGCTCTGCTGATTGGACCAAGGGGCATCCCCGAGCGTCTGCCGAGGCGGTGAATTCGTCCAGCTCCGTCTTCGTCCAACGTGTCAATAGAACTCTTGACTAGATGGCTCCCAATCGATTCTACTTCCGGTTGAAGCCAGGTCGGGAGTGGCGTCGTACGCTCCCGCAGAACGTCGCGTGGGATAGGACCATCTCATTGCAGTGATCACGCGGCATACTCCGAACACAGCCCGGCCAACGAATGGAGGCG
This portion of the Pseudomonadota bacterium genome encodes:
- a CDS encoding toll/interleukin-1 receptor domain-containing protein; translated protein: MNNRRFFVALSFSSAERLYVRAVANALALTYGYDHVFYDEFRVGELERSDLEGYLPTLYAEQCDLCVAFISSAYCSGGWPGAEWQGISESLLTDPDRVLLVKMGDVRLDAVVGLPEGVTHVDGTTSQAEAVASLVVSRLSQLNTSPVAHRAEVHEALVERQAGADRADPQETQERMLEEQAILLDKLFQNLVARSLDTTNPALKAEFSRLAMQAQAQSRATYLGVEQNTWQLPHRPR